The region CTAAAGCTCAAAAAGCTGCGCCTGTAGTTGTTGATGGAGATGATGATAATGATGGTGTTTTAAACTCTAAAGACAAGTGTCCTAATACTCTTGCTGGAAAAACAGTAGATGCTGATGGTTGTTTTGTAGATGGAGATGATGATAAAGACGGTGTTTTAAACTCTAAAGACAAGTGTCCTAATACTCTTGCTGGAAAAACAGTAGATGCTGATGGTTGTTTTGTAGATGGCGATGATGATAATGATGGCATCTTAAACTCTGCGGATGCTTGTGCTGCAACAGCTGTTGGAACAGCCGTAGATGCTAGTGGTTGTGCTGTTGATGGAGATGATGATAAAGACGGTGTTTTAAACTCTAAAGATATTTGTCCTAACACTCCTGCAGGTGAAATTGTAAATAGTGATGGTTGTCCGGCTAAGATGAATCTTCACATTAATTTTGAAAACAACTCTTTTAAAGTAGATGCTGCTTCTGAAATACTTGTTCAAAAATATGCAGACTTTTTAAATACTTACAATGCTTACAGCACTAAAATTGTTGGTTATACAGATAGCAAAGGTAGTGAAAAATACAATCAAAAACTATCTCAAAATAGAGCTAATGTAGTTAAAGATATGTTAATTCAAAGAGGTGTTTCTGCTGATAGAGTAGTTGCAAAAGGTATGGGAGAGCTTAATCCTATAGCTGATAACTCTACTTCAGAAGGTAAGGCAAAAAACAGACGTATCGAAGCTGAACTAACTAAAAACTAGATGCAAGATATGGTATGCGTCATCTTTGCAGGTGGCAAAAGTAGCAGAATGAAAGAAGATAAATCTCTTCTTCCTTTTGCTGAGTTTAAAACTCTCACAGAATTTCAACTCTCTCGTTTAAACAAAATCTTCAAAAAAGTATATATTTCGTGTAAAGACAAATCCAAGTTTGACTTTGAAGCTTCATTTATCGAAGATGCAAATACTACAGAAATATTTGC is a window of uncultured Sulfurimonas sp. DNA encoding:
- a CDS encoding OmpA family protein produces the protein MKRLLLIPALLLGSMAVASDYNYEITPLIGYNIAEGNTDLDNYATFGAEFQYNGLDSIIKPELSLLYSKADYSVGSADTEVWRLALNGVYEYDKLGAVIPLAKAGLGYESMSKSYTGQTGNADSAFVDAGVGAKIPFSDTIALKLEALYMLKYNDNRYDNNLAVLAGLNIAFGAKAQKAAPVVVDGDDDNDGVLNSKDKCPNTLAGKTVDADGCFVDGDDDKDGVLNSKDKCPNTLAGKTVDADGCFVDGDDDNDGILNSADACAATAVGTAVDASGCAVDGDDDKDGVLNSKDICPNTPAGEIVNSDGCPAKMNLHINFENNSFKVDAASEILVQKYADFLNTYNAYSTKIVGYTDSKGSEKYNQKLSQNRANVVKDMLIQRGVSADRVVAKGMGELNPIADNSTSEGKAKNRRIEAELTKN